The Mauremys reevesii isolate NIE-2019 linkage group 1, ASM1616193v1, whole genome shotgun sequence genome has a segment encoding these proteins:
- the LOC120399556 gene encoding P2Y purinoceptor 8-like → MHTNKSTLDDETMAMLQNRAIAITLPVVYSLVALISIPGNVFSLWVLCCHIKPKTPSVIFMINLSITDLTLACCFPFQIIYHIKNNNWIFGKSLCSLVTVMFYSNMYSSILTMTCISIERFLGVVYPMKLVKWRRKRYALATCLGSWAVLLLALYPLASTDLTYEVKALGIITCFDVLKWDMLPNFVAWATFLLTLFVLLFLIPFIVTVACYIGTIRKLIQTSSRHGSRQKTRSIYLAGIVLLVFVTCFAPNNFILLVHMISRLFFNKSFYPAYKLTLCLSCLNICIDPFIYYFASKEFYQKFMQVMGHKGLLTDSLETRRESLFSGRTMSARSMSSGPMEGLDGVKVCLQRQESVF, encoded by the coding sequence ATGCATACAAATAAATCCACACTGGATGATGAAACAATGGCCATGCTTCAGAACAGAGCTATTGCAATCACCCTCCCAGTTGTGTACTCCTTGGTGGCCCTCATCAGCATCCCTGGGAATGTGTTCTCCCTTTGGGTGCTCTGCTGCCACATCAAACCCAAGACACCCTCAGTTATCTTCATGATTAACCTTAGCATCACAGACCTCACACTGGCTTGCTGCTTTCCCTTCCAGATTATCTATCACATCAAAAACAACAACTGGATCTTTGGTAAGAGTCTTTGCAGCTTAGTCACAGTTATGTTCTACTCAAACATGTATTCTTCCATACTCACCATGACCTGCATCAGCATAGAGCGGTTCTTGGGAGTGGTGTATCCCATGAAGTTAGTCAAGTGGAGAAGAAAGAGATATGCACTTGCTACCTGCCTGGGCTCGTGGGCTGTTTTGCTATTGGCCCTATACCCACTGGCAAGCACAGATCTGACCTATGAAGTAAAAGCACTAGGGATCATAACCTGTTTTGATGTGCTCAAATGGGACATGCTGCCTAATTTTGTGGCATGGGCAACCTTTCTTCTGACGCTGTTTGTTCTTCTCTTCCTGATCCCATTCATAGTGACAGTAGCCTGCTACATTGGCACTATTCGGAAGCTCATTCAGACCTCTAGCAGACATGGCAGCAGGCAGAAGACTAGGTCTATTTACCTGGCTGGAATTGTCCTCTTGGTATTCGTCACTTGCTTCGCCCCTAATAACTTTATTCTACTTGTGCACATGATCAGCCGTCTCTTTTTCAACAAGAGTTTCTACCCTGCTTACAAGCTCACCCTATGCCTCAGCTGCCTGAACATCTGTATAGATCCATTCATTTACTATTTTGCATCCAAAGAATTTTATCAGAAATTCATGCAGGTAATGGGTCATAAGGGACTGCTCACTGACAGTCTGGAGACCAGAAGGGAAAGCTTATTCTCTGGCAGGACAATGTCGGCCAGGTCAATGTCAAGTGGACCTATGGAAGGGTTAGATGGAGTTAAGGTATGTTTGCAAAGGCAAGAAAGTGTTTTTTAA